The Neodiprion lecontei isolate iyNeoLeco1 chromosome 2, iyNeoLeco1.1, whole genome shotgun sequence genome segment ttaatttaacCATATACTTCCACTATATAGGATTCGAATTTCTGTAAAGTGGACCTTTCAATGCAAAGAAGTTTCTTACTAATTTAAGCATGTGAcatgaatcgaaaaaatatgtacaggTTTAGATGTCGATGGGCGAGGAAACCAAGGATGAAAATCTTTATCACTGTACTTGAAATTTGCCCctaaaattttacaagaatTTTTGTTCGATTCATCACCGTGAAATGTAACACTTGAtacatcaaatttttgtttgtgtGAATTAATAAGTAGTTCTTTTAAAAGTACACTTTTTTCTTTGCCAGTTAGAGAATTAGTCAAATAGTACGTAATAGGAGCTTTGATATTGCCATTAATACTTACAAGCATAAAAACTAAAGCTTCACTCGCTTTGATAAGATTTCCATCTTTATCTACTACTTCCTTTTTACTTAATTGTCCTCCTAAATCCACTAGTCCTTTTCATTCTTTTGATGCTTCACAATAACACGCCCACTTTTTAATTCCCATTTCATCAAATGTCacattgaatttgaatttattacctttttttcttcactattGACAAATGTagataccgggacaatctcttgaaactatacacacaatgcgcatgcgccaaataattcaatctcattggtcggtgaaatcgccccGCGGTGATGTTGTCGTCTGCTGAGCAGggggccaacgtacacaaaatgcgACAAGATTCAAGAGTTGTAAATCTCTCATGTATAAAACCgcggattgaggttatgttgctgtttatttttacgtagcgtgaattgtctaagaaTACTATCGTTTagcaataccgtggtcgatatcggaaaatattcaaccgacgcaaatatcaaatgatacagaagttggatgttatttattgaaagaaaaaatctgaaattcaatgtgaaatttcattaacaagtgggagtctggacaaacagaggtgggtgagtaaaaacaatgtttattgtgaacagattctttatttacataaaattaaaaatgcgactcattaacgatttatgttgtgtgcattttattggaaattagttgtatccaaaaataccaaaagatccagtctgataataatagcttctaatattttcaggtacggaataattcattgtcaaagcggaACTAAGtttgtcaggcatggaagcatgtaggtaaatttctaattacgtgatctttgacaattacaatattttaacatggattcaatgataaaattcaaactaaacttcagttaaaaatgtctttaaatttaccttcagttgacggtgtcatctggctagctagttgcacgataacttgaaACCCAATTCAATCTTTCACTCTTTATAGGGTCgtacgctaagactgaaagcttgtgaatctccatttagcgcaattatttctgcatttcatatTAGCTGGTCTGGAGCaagaaaaatctcattttgagattggaaatagaacctgaaacgcagaagttattcagtagcacgaattgaaaaccaagaattttataatggttcctgcaacaaacggactctttccaaatatccttgttacaaggtgatgttcggaggactatgaacaagatattgtatcggattacattatttggaaaaaaatcttcatgaactttgttaaaaattagatattcatttattttgatggaacaaggggcacaatcttgaatccgataagtcaatatcattgtaataatgttctgacattactctaaaacatgattgtccttgaagctaattgtgacgttagggcgcattttgagaaagttgattttcaacttgtgtcacagtATGTGATCTACGTTCCTGGGTTCTGCGCCTcagattagattttctttatttcgaaccgcactaacatgtaatacaaaaatcattttaataaatctaatattagtcgaatttttaatttgagtATTAGATTCCCTTCACTTATTTAATTGAACATCATTAAAACatcattaaaaatacattgactatcgactatttgtaaattttgttgaactattttcgagaaaaaaaagattcacagttttGTTACAGATAGtgcgatatttaaatttcttgaacactCGGTTTAAGGGGACCCGGTGGTctggaaatttcaaaaaatcaattttttttttttggtatttcGAAAGTATAGTATCTTAAGAATATACTGTGAAATTTTCGTGCGGAAATCCCCAATATTATAGCTTCTACAGCCCATTCCAGGTAGAGAGCGGTCCGCGCGCTCCTAATGGGTTCAGCACTCGGAGCGCGGCAGCTGTCCCGACCCTTCTCCGCATTTTACCTTTACATTTGTAACCGTCACCTTTACATTTGTAAACCAATTTATGAAGAATTGACCgccgaaaatttattggaaagGTGTATTGGCAGCAATACGCAGAACAACAACGAAAGTTTCAACGCTTGTGTGTGGCACCTTGCGCCGAAACATATGTTTGCCGGCAAAAAAATCATGGATATTGCCACCTATCTTTCCGCGTGTATATTCAACGAGGGCTTTGCATCgctattaaaaataatagagACCATGGGCATAACAATTGGGCCACAAGCGGAGCAACTCGCGCGAAACCGAGACGAGCGGCGAGTATCGAGCGCCAACCGTAGGAGCACCGACAACTCCAAAGAAGCTCGAACAGctcgaaaaaatgaaagaagtgACGAAATCGAGGAATACAAACGTTCCGAAGGGATCCTCTATGGTGCCGAAATCGCGAATTAACTGTAAGTATTCAAAGTttgctcaatttttgaaaatatctgtaCCTCAAACTTTAAACTCATTTATCTCGAAACGACTTTTTTCGGCACGGCgggggtgaaaataaaaaaactattcaaccgaatgacttgaaatttggataaGTTGTTCACAACATGTATGGCTATCGTCGGAACTagaatcataattttatttaaatagtTTCCTATTGTTTACACTAAAAAACTAGTGAAAAAAACCCGATTttacgaactttttttttcaacgcccgccattttgtcaattttcaattttttagatttGTTCTAGTTCCGACCATAACTGCACTCTTTCTGATTAAGAatgtctttgaattttttgtttcagatgaGTAGAAGTCTCGAAATCACCTCCGCAGTCCGGGTCCGATTTTTCGTGAGGGTCATCTTTAGCggcatttttataataataaatattgtttttaaaagagaagaaaaatttttttgtatcattAATAAACGTAGTAATAAGTTCGAAAAGTTAgaacatcgtttttttttatttttaatagcaaaaaaaaaatcgtgaaaataggTGTCATTTTCGTGCGCTAGACCACCGGGTCCCCTTCATGtcccattttcaaaagtgataaaattcaatattaccgcctgaaatcacaagcGAGTTAGAAGGTcgcttagttgcttgaaaatggcgatgatctttggtAGTATAGCAATAAAggttctgagtacaaacaccttctttactgACTAAGCTGTTCCGCGCACCCtagacgcaaacccttgaaggttacACCCTTTCTCGTCAGATAAAACGTGCTCTGCCGTACCGACTTAGGGTCAAaaacgtgcaaccttaccgacagatGTATCGgtcgacgatgaaaaatcgcACTGCCTTATCGACAATTcttatcgatcgagggtcaaaatcgtgctgttttaccgaccaAAGGTCAAAGTCTTTGTGTAGTAGTCgtctgccaacggtagagggtgcagcgggggcgagaacttttttaccgtcccgcattcttttcccacgataggactgctaatgtgtaacattaaccacttcaaattccttttccacggtaggactgctgatgtgtaacatcaaccacccccacattcttttcccacatTATCGACCGCGTGACATTCCATAATTATTAGTtgcgagaattgttttttatccactcggatatcgctgatgtgtaacatcgaCCACCttacattcctttcccacgttatcaaccacgcgacattccaaaattaatggttctgaaaattgtttttcacttattcggttgccggtttgatatcaaccacgtgacattctttGAGGCTTGTAACTATCATGTGaactcaacgatgaattttgaacgggttcagtcaggaccagagtgcaaggtcggccgatagccGTGGTACGGTcagagccatggatctgcggtgttgggttactatcgctctaagAATGCTAAAAAGTGCACGCGCATACACCAAcatacgtacagctgccctataaaaaggacgctcatcactgcaaacgatcattgAGTCACAACTTGTCGAGTATACttgaggaaaaagctcaagatggaatgcgcgaagtgtttgagattgatcgacattatggaatcggcgtacaaaatcttggacaaatcatcatcaacagcagagattcagaaataaataaaatttggaagtcaaaatattcggcttctgaacaaaatttttcgaaaagcattatcgattggagaaaagatgagaattatcacaacgatcggactcTTAAAAGCGCtcgcgaaaaaattcaaacgtcttcagaaaacgggtggaggtacacggaaagtaagaagaagcgttcgagttcactgggaagatttggaatcagctttcaaggggagaattcgaactggatttatcgtcaatttgaagcataaagatgtggagagatttccagaagacgcaaaggtactagctgtgacaagactaaaaaacgctctgaagaaagacaggagcttgaaagccaacgtcatcctggcttgtaaattttaagttagaaaagatgatcACACGGTGAAAgggatcaaatttttcaatacgagaaataaaatcatcctccagacaacagatatcaacgaatggttcatcgaaaacgcgacgaagcgtttgttgaaaacagtggaagatttccagaaaaggattcaggctggtcgttacttgaaattataaatcttACCGTCAACAttaacaagtacgtgccactgcgaggcggtgtcttcacatacacaTCACttcccaaagatattcaagataagctgtcgtcaacatccgtaacagcgactcgtattgctttctttggtcggtcaccgcagctctgttcccagccgacaacaaaAATCCCAGTAAAGTTACTTCATATCCgtatttcagctcagtgctacaatacgaaGGTTTGCATTTCccaatgtctttagaccagattccaaaatttgaggAACTCGACAAACTTTTAATTAACGGTTATGGTATAGATAGTACGGAAGAACAAAAGTGCAGTGAAATCGTACCCATTTATTTGagccgaaacaagtctgaCATACTTGTTTCATCTTTTAGCGATAGAAACTGACATCACtaacgatgacgatgatgttgatgtggaaaattatgaaaaaaatagaatttttcatttgactTTTGTTCGAAATATGTCTCGATGAATAAAATCTCAAATTTCTAAGCATAAATGTCGTACTTAGTTATGTGATGGATGTTTGACTTACTTTCATTCTGAAAAGTGTTTGACAAAGCGGCatgtagattgcatgaatttaaacaaaaccaaagttattctacatacacacgagaaaaaaaatactaaaatttcgaaatttcaagcacaaagaaaccgttccattctgcattcacgcggatctcgaatgtttactgaAACCTACGCTCAAAAAGATGGGAacaagaacaatttatcagaagcatcttcggTATAGTATggcttactatctacattgtgcgttcgactattcgctttcaaaattcaaaattaatcgtgaaGAGATTTgcattcaatggtttgtgaatgagttagcggaattggcacattcgttagaagttcatttcaaaactgttgtaccgatgaaaccgctcaatttcaatcaaatcaacgaatttcattcaacaacagtgtgtcacatttttgaaaaaaccgtttacacttacagacgtgaaacatcgtgatcactgccattcCACAGGAAAGTATcgtggtgctgctcatcgaggttgcaatctaaattaccaaaattcgcacactatcccagtaatattccacaatctgtcgggttacgattcacattttctgatcaaagcactggctacatcgttcgtAGGCAcaattgagcttctacccgtaaatAAGAAGAGAATACATTTCTTTAACAAAATATGTCAAATGGACAGATgtaaagtttagattcgtagattcgtaccgtttgatgcccagtagtcttggGAAATaagcaacgtatctcggtactgatcaaaaatcaatcacacgaatATATTATCGTAGCTCAGATGAATTTCAGTTATTGgccagaaaaggagtgttcccgtacgaatacatagacagttgggaaaagctcgaggacagacggctaccatccaaacaacaattttactcaaaattaaatgatcgggatttatcagacgacgactatgcacatgcatgtagtgtttggcaaacttttaaccttcaaactttgggagagtattcgaaCTTGTATtgacagacggacgtgttttcaatagccgacgtttttcaaaactttcaacagagctgttggacgacgtactACCTTGGTCCTttacattattacaccgcgcccggtctgtcgtttgatgcgaTGTTGAAGTGTACCGACATcgagctcgagcttctcaccgacatagatatggttatgtttatcgaaaaaggtattcgaggtggtgtgtcacagtgctcgaacagatacgcaaaggccaacaacaGGTACATGGGAGAGGCATCCAATCccgaggtcgaagaatcttatctcatgtacttacACGTTAGTAATTTTTACGGTCCTGCTAttagctttgctctgccacacagttccttcgaatgggtatcagacttcggacaatgcgacgttcttacgatcttggacgatgcggagtttggtcaCATGCCggaggtggatttggaatatcctgaggaactgcatgaaattcataaggatttaccactgtgtccggagcactatatAACTCCGATCTCGAACAATAAAGAACCGAAATTGACGCTCACGCTagtttccaagaaaaactgcgttgtttaCTATAGCGTTTTAATACAATGCTCACAATTAGGCTttaaattactcaaaattcacagagttctcaaattcagacgAACCCCATgtctcaaaaaatacatagatttgaatacccaTTCGCGggaaaaatctcacaacgaattcgagaaaaattttcacaaactgATAAACAATGCTGTTTTTGACAAAACAATAGAAAATGTTAagaagtatagagatgtcaggctgatcacgaaatgagatggaagatacggtgctagagctactatagccaaacctaattttcacagctgcaccgttttcgccTAGGAGATGATTATCGTCGAAATCAGtgagacgaaagtcaagttgaataaaccattgtatgcaggtttctccatcatggatctggctaaaacacatatctacgattttcattataattatattgagcagaaatttggcaacggagcaaaataatgtatacggataccgacagtttcaTTTACAACTCTACCTTCCCCGACATGAACGAACAtgtgaaggaggacttgcataaattcgatacgtctgattatccgcttaaCAACGTTTGTGGAATGCCtctagcaaacaaaaaagttctcggcttgatgaaagatgagaataacggaaaaataatgctggaatttgtaggattaatAGCTAAATTtgacgcattccgagtcttgggagatgaggAAGACAacaaacgtgccaaaggtgtcaaaggattagcgttgagaaaaattactttcaacGATTGtttggaatgtgttttgaaccgtgaaaatttgtctacaaatcagcatttgatattgagtcgaaagcacgaggtatacaccgtagaacagcagaaagtggcactgagctgggatgacgacaagcggatcttGTTTCAAAACGCAACCGACTCGCGTCCGTGGGGCTACACGCATgcaccttagctttgtaatttacaacttgtgacgtggtatttcgtaccccgtcgctttgtttaattatcgcattcccctaggtgcagatatcgctaaaaataacgaaagcacgtctgaggccaatactccaaaaatgaacgactaattatctttaagttgaattctctTGACTCAGCTGATTGTATGCtatttctaattctgtaacgctctacgagaaccatatgcgagaccttcgcgtcaagataccaggacactgccagacaggggtcacgtaccagctcaacatcgaccaccaccgactacagatgaacgaataccgctaaaaccactcccgatggatgcctatctagttgtcgaacagggtcgtgcgtgatgcacaaacagtacCTCCGACTATttaagacttatcggccaggagccgaaccacgaatggatgcttctaccgctcggatgcatcgttaggcagcgtacagggctgtgcgtcaaaaacacaacaaagccttccgtcgacgatacttatctgcctggagctgaaccgaccctaacatctactaagtcgttttctatcaaatagaggacggttttctcttcacgaaccgtcctatcgaaggactgcggcgtggaataggctaatgatatgctgaccacgtggatctggtggatctagtgtggggatccgggttgagggccatcaccaccagattgTTCCGGCATAAGGGCttcaatgagcgagggccgggatgcagcgccgacgaaatagctacaacggggagtaccagtgaAGCAAGGAGTAAGTTACAGTCGGTCGCAAGTCCAaaggaccggtgacgtaatattgccgcacacctcaatatcgcaacgcATGAGCAGTACGATctcccctctcaccaacgataccgcacagCTGAAGGGAAACATCTCtgaccaccttccgacgtcccgatacctcgatacctgtcgtcgagggagaagaaaaacaagcggcgagggattatcgccgcctacccgtagaccagacctacgcgacctgctggtccaattagaataccgcaaatttgaggaagaatcacgcgacagcagctcgacgaaaatcaggatcatcgctcatctcgtcactctacgttcagtttttGACTAATCAAGACGTGCTATCGTAATATTCAGTGCCACTATCGCTATCTATCGACGTAGTTCTCGCTATTGTACCGCATTCGCTAGTACCTGctatatcttcttttacgtaagtgaggttccttttctattttgtgaagccacgagattacttgcaatatatcgtacctttgcctttatctctctctctctatctagcagttggtctgcttaaGCCAATTGGGCCCgtactctttctctctttatcttgcaattggtctgcttgagccacctgggctcgtaccttattctctcttatctctcatcttgtccctttctctgtcttattgcaagtaacttcgcgactggttgactattacttacgcattgtagtgactattgcttTATTGATTAaagttattcttggatatgaaggtcacaactcaaaacactttttatcgtgttaacgtttcggccctggtgggggccctcctcagaacaattttatttaaatatctgtcacgaacaaaataaaataaaataatatacaaataggTTTGACAAAAAAAGACATATTGGTGTAAATAATATGCAAAGGTGTTGAAGCAAGTATAAAAGAGAAATTACCTCATATGGGATGAAACTTCCAATTACATAAATGCGTGTTGGTACTTGAAGaataaatagaacaaaaaaggcaataaagacaaaaaccgaaacacaCTGCGTTCGCGACGCGTAACTCCCACGAATTCATAATTATAGTTGGTttgttaaaatgaaataaaatacacagCCGTTATGGTTGAGTCAGAGCACATAAGCACAGTGGAACGTCTAGTGTGTAGTGGGAGGAGGTCGATCTCGATAGTTATCAGAGCAACGCagagtcaacgggttaaacggaaaacaaaatttttttttgtgaagaaggtaaaatcgagagcaagctCAATCGGTAATGGACAAATTACAATGGTCgtatcacagaggtgtaaatattacttagaTGTTCTATGTCTTGTTTACGGTTGACAGAATTAGGATGTGCTAcgatattgcacatttctaacagAAGCCTATTATAATACAAAGGTTCAACGTCAATAATGCTAGCTTGAGAGTAATTAAAAGAgtggtcgaaatcgatggcatGTCTCGTCAAtgcagtataattatcctcGTGTTCATGGATATTGCGTTTATGTTCGGTTATCCTGGTGTGTAATTGTCTACTAGTTTGGCCTATGTAAGCCTTGTTGCAATGATTGCaaggtattttgtaaactacacCCGAGCGATTGCCCAGGGGTAAGGGGTCTTTACCCGAATCAAACATCGAGGATATATCATGTGCACATTTGcccacaaattgaattttgtatttggAGAATGTTCTGTTGAGTGACTCAAACAAATCCGCAACATATGGGATGGAAATATAGCTTTTTTGAATGGTTTGTGTAGTAGTTGTATCGAAATTGTTGTTAGGGCTGGTAGATGACAAGATGGAATCATATTTAAACTTTATATGTTTGTTAAGCAGGCGAGGTGGATAGTCATTCTTAAATAGTACCCGCTGAATCaaggacaaatttttattgtgaaattCCATACTTGAGAGTCGGATCGCTCTGTCAACTAAGCAATTCatcgttccaattttgtatGATCTGGGATAATGAGAATGgtaatttaaatacctttgTGACCAAGTAGCCTTGTGGAACCAATCAGTTTTAATGAGCTGATTATCATTGATAATCAGGACATTTAAAAAGCCGATTTGGTGATTAGACTCTAATTCAGATGTAAATTGTAGTCTCGGATGGAAACTGTTGAAAACTGAAAGCATTTCTGCGACTTTATGCGAAGGGACAGCTGTAATTACGTCGTCTACGTAtctgaaaaagaatgaaggCTTGAAGTCTAGTTTATTGAGACAGTGTTGTTCAAGGTCATCCAAAACCAAATCAG includes the following:
- the LOC124292967 gene encoding uncharacterized protein LOC124292967 codes for the protein MLQQLSNNNSYKVVGYDLTSTLQQEVKKLTTDWVNSKFISNQLRRQIAKTDCLPPKAYGLPKIHKPDTPVRIIVSFTDSPTINLARFLSKWMGNNIIPPLSRIRDSFALVNAISDLRLPVDYILVSLDVISLFTNVPQDLAINAVKQRWHQLVDKIPVPRNELLKTLQICFKAAIFKFNHNIYAQTYGLPMGSPLSPILSDLVLDDLEQHCLNKLDFKPSFFFRYVDDVITAVPSHKVAEMLSVFNSFHPRLQFTSELESNHQIGFLNVLIINDNQLIKTDWFHKATWSQRYLNYHSHYPRSYKIGTMNCLVDRAIRLSSMEFHNKNLSLIQRVLFKNDYPPRLLNKHIKFKYDSILSSTSPNNNFDTTTTQTIQKSYISIPYVADLFESLNRTFSKYKIQFVGKCAHDISSMFDSGKDPLPLGNRSGVVYKIPCNHCNKAYIGQTSRQLHTRITEHKRNIHEHEDNYTALTRHAIDFDHSFNYSQASIIDVEPLYYNRLLLEMCNIVAHPNSVNRKQDIEHLSNIYTSVIRPL